Proteins from a genomic interval of Thamnophis elegans isolate rThaEle1 chromosome 2, rThaEle1.pri, whole genome shotgun sequence:
- the LOC116502784 gene encoding gastrula zinc finger protein XlCGF17.1-like encodes MMEPGELLDAPSDPSSTLKNHKKPHECSECGKSFAGQSLLLTHRKVHVGSRSSQGLEGDKSFSGKNSKDLRSPPTLKPYKCDECDLCFGRSSYLLTHQKIHTGEKPYQCLECGTFFREKATLIKHERTHTGEKPYKCSECGKSFSHKANLCVHEQIHAGIKPHKCLECGKCFTQISSLRSHEKTHRGEKNEKCLECGKCFILKSNLLQHQRLHTGIRPYECAECEKRFLTSSDLRKHQIGHKGDKPYKCGACGKGFLERRKLQSHERTHTGEKPFKCVECKMCFSQKHHLARHQRVHTGEKPYRCGECGKCFAQKGYLSIHYKTHTGEKPYQCNKCGQFYRTASTLRKHAKIHTGEPNFKCLKCGRTFADSSSLRGHSQIHTGEKL; translated from the coding sequence ATGATGGAGCCTGGGGAACTCTTGGATGCCCCATCAGACCCAAGCAGCACTTTGAAAAACCATAAAAAACCTCATGAATGCTCAGAGTGTGGGAAATCCTTTGCTGGCCAGTCCCTCCTTTTGACCCACAGGAAGGTCCATGTGGGAAGCAGATCCAGTCAAGGTTTGGAGGGTGATAAATCTTTCTCTGGGAAAAACTCCAAAGATCTCAGGAGCCCCCCAACACTAAAACCCTATAAATGTGATGAATGTGACTTATGCTTTGGTCGATCGTCATACCTTCTTACACATCAGAAaatccacacgggagagaaaccttATCAATGTCTGGAATGTGGGACATTTTTCCGTGAAAAAGCCACTCTCATAAAGCAtgagaggactcacacaggggagaaaccttacaagtgttcggaatgtgggaagagctttTCTCATAAGGCAAATCTTTGTGTCCATGAGCAGATTCATGCAGGAATCAAACCTCACaaatgcttggagtgtggaaaatgtttcacGCAGATTTCATCTCTTCGGAGCCATGAGAAAACACACAGAGGGGAGAAAAACGAAAAGTGCCTCGAATGCGGGAAATGTTTTATCTTGAAATCAAACCTGCTGCAACATCAGAGACTCCACACCGGAATAAGACCCTATGAATGTGCAGAATGCGAGAAACGATTTCTAACTTCTTCTGATCTTCGGAAACACCAGATAGGGCACAAAGGCGATAAACCGTATAAATGTGGGGCATGTGGGAAAGGTTTCCTTGAACGAAGGAAGCTTCAGAGTCATGAGAGAACacatacaggggagaagccattcaAATGTGTGGAATGTAAGATGTGCTTTTCCCAAAAACACCACCTTGCCAGGCATCAGagggtccacacaggagagaagccatacagATGTGGAGAATGTGGAAAATGTTTTGCTCAAAAGGGATACCTTTCAATACATTATAaaacccacacaggggagaagccatatcaatgcaaCAAATGTGGACAATTTTATCGTACTGCCTCAACCCTTAGAAAACATGCTAAAATTCACACAGGGGAACCAAATTTCAAATGTTTAAAGTGTGGGAGAACATTTGCTGATTCATCTTCCCTTAGAGGTCACAGCCAAATCCATACAGGAGAGAAGCTGTAG